The Aedes albopictus strain Foshan chromosome 1, AalbF5, whole genome shotgun sequence genomic interval TGGCCAACGTGGAAGCTTTCGTTGCAAATTTCAATGCACCACGTGACACGGTCAGGATTGCTGCACGCTTGGAGCATTTGGAAACGCTTTTCAAGGAGTTTCGGAATAAtcgtgctaaaattgaaacgaggcAGGAGCAAGATTTGAAATTGTCCGCTGGGGAAGACAAGGAGGAGGCGCTTAAGCAGGACGTAGAAGCTGATAACAAGAAAACTCGTCTGGATTTTGAGGACAGGTACTTCGATGCGAAAGATTTCCTCACGTCGCACCGAGGCAATCTGACAGCTGCAGCTTCTTCCGCTCCGCCCGGCCACATTCCTAACTCCCGAATCCATCTCCctgtttttaaaattccttcctTTGACGGTTGTGTGAAAGATTGGTTGAGTTTTCGTGACGCTTTCCAGAGCATGATCGGTAAAGATGCTTCGCTTTCGCCGGTCGATAAGTTTCATTATCTTCTCTCCGTGCTCACCAAAGAAGCCCGGACGTTGGTGGAATCCATTGAAGTGACGGCGGCCAACTTCGATGTCGCGTGGCAGATGCTCGAACAACGGTTCGAAAACAAAAAGATCATCGCTCGAGCACTGATGGACAGTTTCCTGAATGCCGAGCCCATCAAGCGGGAATCGTACGACGCTCTAGTTGGTCTCATCGACTCGTACGAGCGAAATCTTCTACAGCTGCGTAAAATTGGACTGAAGACAGACGGGTGGACTCACTTGCTTGCGCATATTCTGTATACACGTCTCGATGTTGACACACAACGGCATTGGGAGCGTGCTCACAACTCTCGTGAAGCACCAAAGTACGAGGACTTGTTGCAGTTTCTTCGGGATCACCTCGCAACCCTACAACCCATGGCATCCATGAAATCCCGGGGTTCGGACTCTCGTCAAGATCATGGGAAATCGACGGCCAAGTCCAAGGTCGGTTCGACTCTCACAACTACCACGACTCCGAAAAAAGTTTGTCCACACTGTCAAAAATCCTCTCACTCTCCTTTCAAATGCGAATCCTTTATCAGTATGAATTCTTCCCAACGGCTAGAATCAGTCAGGAAAGCTGGTTTGTGCCTAAATTGTCTTTCCTCTTCCCACTTGGTCAGGGCTTGTCCTAGCTCAGCTTGTCGAGTCTGCGGTCAAAAGCACCATACGATGCTGCATTTGCGCCCAGCAAGCAACGAACAAGCTCACTCGCAATCACAACCCACGAAACCCGCCATTCTACAAAGTCAGCCCACAATCGCACCCTTGAACAATTCCTCCGCTTCGCAATCGCAAACAGTTGCCACCGCACCCTCCGCTGGCCCATCCACCTCTCGTCCTGTCGCTCTTCCTGCCACTACTACTGCCGATAGTAGCTTGATTCTTCTCTCGACTGCTGTCGTCAAGATAGCTGACTACAACGGGAATGTCCAGTTCGCTCGCGCCCTCCTTGATTGCTGCTCCGAACGAAATCTGATGAGTGAACATTTGGCGCAGAAATTGGATCTACGTCGGCAGAATGACTCGCTGTCTCTCCAAGGTGTGGGTCCCAGTGCTGCTGTGTCGAAGCAATCGACGACAGCAAACGTACGATCGCGTTGTACAGATTTTGCTGTTGACCTCAAGTTCCACATTTTGCTGGAGTTCAAGCCGATTTTACCGTCGAACCGGTTGTCGGTAGCCTCCTGGAAGATTCCTCCATCCATACAACTTGCTGATCCTCGCTTCTTTGAGCCGAATCGCATCGATGCTATCATCGGAGCCGAAGTGTACTATCGTCTACTGCTAGAAGGTTTCGTCGACCTCGGACCGGAGCTACCCCAGTTGAAGGAAACGGTTTTTGGGTGGATAGTATCCGGAAAGGTGAATACGGTGGACTCGAGCCTGTCTGCCACCACGCTAGTCTGCAGCAACGCTGAGTTGGAAAATCAGCTTGCTCGCTTCTGGGAAGTTGAGTCGTGCAATACGAATGAGACCTTCTCCACGGAAGAACGGAAATGCGAAACTCATTTTGCCGCCACCACTATTCGAGACTCCACTGGAAGATTTGTGGTGTCATTACCAAAGAAACCCGATGTTCTGGATAGGTTGGGAGACTCTCGTTCCATTGCAACTCGACGCTTTTTGTCCCTGGAACGACGACTTCAGGCGAATCCTTCACTGTTGGAGGCGTACACCGATTTCATACAGGAGTATGTTCATCTAGGACACATGACACCGATCGATACTAGCGCAGAAATTGTGATTCCGGGGCAGAAGTCCTATTATATGCCTCACCATTGCATCGTTCGACCGGAGAGTGTCACGACGAAACTCCGCGTCGTCTTTGATGCGTCGTGCCCCACTGATACTGGTGTCTCGTTGAACGACGCACTAATGGTGGGTCCAGTTGTCCAGGACGACCTGTACAGCATCATCCTACGATTCAGACTTCCTCGCTTCGTCATCGTCGCCGATTTGCAGAAAATGTACCGGCAAGTGTTGGTATCTCCGTCTGATCGGCCCTTGCAACGTATTCTGTTTCGATCGTCACCATCGGAACCTCTTCAAACCTTCGAATTGCTGACGGTTACTTATGGTACGGCGGCAGCTCCGTACCTGGCGACACGTTGTCTTCAGCAACTCGCCTCTGACGGCGAATCGACTCACCCAAAGGCCGCAGAGGTGGTGTCAAAAGACTTCTACATTGACGATCTGCTTACGGGAGTGGCATCGGAAGAAGAAGGCGTTGAACTTTGCCGAGAGTTGATTGATCTCTTGCAGTCGGCTGGATTTAGGTTGCACAAATGGGCATCCAACAGTTCAGCAATTCTACAGCATATTCCAGCAGAGTTTCGAGAAGATCG includes:
- the LOC134288362 gene encoding uncharacterized protein LOC134288362; the protein is MASLRELCKIERGYMDSMANVEAFVANFNAPRDTVRIAARLEHLETLFKEFRNNRAKIETRQEQDLKLSAGEDKEEALKQDVEADNKKTRLDFEDRYFDAKDFLTSHRGNLTAAASSAPPGHIPNSRIHLPVFKIPSFDGCVKDWLSFRDAFQSMIGKDASLSPVDKFHYLLSVLTKEARTLVESIEVTAANFDVAWQMLEQRFENKKIIARALMDSFLNAEPIKRESYDALVGLIDSYERNLLQLRKIGLKTDGWTHLLAHILYTRLDVDTQRHWERAHNSREAPKYEDLLQFLRDHLATLQPMASMKSRGSDSRQDHGKSTAKSKVGSTLTTTTTPKKVCPHCQKSSHSPFKCESFISMNSSQRLESVRKAGLCLNCLSSSHLVRACPSSACRVCGQKHHTMLHLRPASNEQAHSQSQPTKPAILQSQPTIAPLNNSSASQSQTVATAPSAGPSTSRPVALPATTTADSSLILLSTAVVKIADYNGNVQFARALLDCCSERNLMSEHLAQKLDLRRQNDSLSLQGVGPSAAVSKQSTTANVRSRCTDFAVDLKFHILLEFKPILPSNRLSVASWKIPPSIQLADPRFFEPNRIDAIIGAEVYYRLLLEGFVDLGPELPQLKETVFGWIVSGKVNTVDSSLSATTLVCSNAELENQLARFWEVESCNTNETFSTEERKCETHFAATTIRDSTGRFVVSLPKKPDVLDRLGDSRSIATRRFLSLERRLQANPSLLEAYTDFIQEYVHLGHMTPIDTSAEIVIPGQKSYYMPHHCIVRPESVTTKLRVVFDASCPTDTGVSLNDALMVGPVVQDDLYSIILRFRLPRFVIVADLQKMYRQVLVSPSDRPLQRILFRSSPSEPLQTFELLTVTYGTAAAPYLATRCLQQLASDGESTHPKAAEVVSKDFYIDDLLTGVASEEEGVELCRELIDLLQSAGFRLHKWASNSSAILQHIPAEFREDRSLVELDSSSSPVKTLGLLWQPDEDVFRFKIPTWTQDAAITKRLVLSEAARLFDPLGLLGPVVLRSKLFMQELWKAKVSWDNPLNDRQQQFWKSFRNDLEILDEFTVPRWAASCNDPVYVELHGFSDASERAYGACIYLRTISSSGNVSVHLLTAKSKVAPTGTEKFGSTIRLPRLELCGALLLSHLFEKVETSLRIQARHFFWTDSTIVVHWLSASPSRWKTFVSNRVAEIQQITAAGSWRHVPGIDNPADVISRGMSATELVDHMLWWQGPEWLQQPNRFWPALVKTSDDHFSSEQLQDKPTVTLPTIVQSSIFALKSSLSSLVRLVAYIQRFCYNSKIRNVSSRRSGALTTAELDEALCSLAKLAQQESFPEDLHSIRTTGQVKSTSKLKTLSPVLVNGILRTRGRLNNATVPYAQKQPIILDNKHPFTLLVVRHYHLRQLHAGPTLLIASVRAKFWPLRLRDVGRKVTHECVTCFRNRPSFAEQIMADLPPVRVSPALPFLNTGVDFCGPFYLRPPTRKAAPVKSFVAVFVCLSTKAVHLELVGNLSADSFIASLKRFAARRGVPQTIYCDNATNFVGARRILNEFLNLFRTQQNRLDIERQCSAEGIQFSFIPPRSPHFGGIWEAAVKSLKTHLRRTLANATVTPEQFHTVLTQTEALLNSRPLTQLSNSPEDLDVLTPGHFLVHRPLTAIPEPSYEEVSSHRLSQWQMTQEFVRRLWKRWSTEYLSGLQQRTRWTHERNNIRVGTMVLVRDDNLPPQKWRFGRVIETFPGNDGLIRVVNIRTKDGIFKRAITRVCVLPIPDNLPEDQEAA